Proteins encoded together in one Nostoc sp. PCC 7524 window:
- a CDS encoding biotin--[acetyl-CoA-carboxylase] ligase, whose amino-acid sequence MAVALDQQKLEAALQLGHDSTYLPFSLHIFDSVASTNRTLWDLLNQGANPGTVVIATQQTAGRGQWGRQWVSPSGGLYLSVAIAPNVEANTSYQLTLASAWGIAHQLRQCGINVGIKWPNDLVLDGRKLGGILTETKVNQGMITQAVIGVGINWSNPVPETGINLKSWQAHQSNQPISGLEMLTCQVLQGIASGMSCLCQAGVNILLSRYLELLVNLGDRVSVNNLAGTIIGVTPQGNLRVALETESINDIKTPEISLEPGTISLGYRRS is encoded by the coding sequence ATGGCTGTAGCACTTGATCAGCAAAAGTTAGAAGCAGCCCTGCAATTGGGGCATGATTCTACATATTTACCCTTTTCTCTGCATATCTTTGACAGCGTAGCCTCAACTAACCGCACCCTTTGGGACTTACTCAACCAAGGTGCTAACCCAGGTACTGTAGTTATTGCCACACAACAAACAGCCGGACGGGGACAATGGGGTCGTCAGTGGGTGTCTCCATCTGGAGGACTATACCTTTCTGTCGCCATTGCTCCCAATGTAGAAGCTAACACCAGCTACCAGCTAACTTTAGCTAGTGCTTGGGGTATTGCTCACCAATTGCGTCAATGTGGTATCAATGTAGGGATTAAATGGCCTAATGATTTAGTATTAGATGGTCGCAAATTAGGCGGCATTCTAACAGAAACTAAAGTCAACCAAGGCATGATTACACAAGCAGTAATTGGCGTTGGCATTAACTGGAGTAATCCAGTACCGGAGACAGGAATCAATTTAAAATCCTGGCAAGCTCATCAATCAAATCAGCCTATTTCTGGGCTGGAAATGCTCACCTGCCAGGTTTTGCAGGGAATAGCATCCGGTATGAGTTGCCTTTGCCAAGCAGGAGTAAACATACTCCTGTCACGCTATTTAGAATTACTGGTGAATCTGGGCGATCGCGTATCCGTCAATAATCTGGCTGGAACTATAATTGGCGTTACGCCGCAAGGTAATTTACGGGTGGCTTTAGAAACAGAATCCATAAATGATATAAAAACACCAGAAATTTCTTTAGAACCCGGTACAATCAGTTTGGGTTATCGTAGGTCTTGA
- a CDS encoding peptidoglycan DD-metalloendopeptidase family protein: MTQRNHSAHNPQKRLAYTIPAQGLCWLSSVSLLSGGLVFAQTETSIDNIVPTIENAQPSAGTNFVKKDIVVPAASPAQPKASQRQATLRQRLRKSEVSQTQAPVRQSQPKMAVESNKPVVNVKKSQPQVETSRVTPSPNSEVKPKLEVATPVNVKKSQPQVETSRVTPSPNSEVKPKLEVATPVKIKKSQPQVETSRVAPTPNSQVKPKLEVATPTRSLPEQKPTATQPSNNSESNNSVTARPPKKDYKDAYIDRNDYSNDTATYQAPNSVILTERSSGCRTTLATGQGVSGSACAKTSNERVANSSNKSTPTWLRRSQTAQLATPSPVRSLANADSPSRWRSSPVATGRTTKTAFHSNRFIPNPSEFATTRVSATPIAPSGGTLPAPMAEGNIAPRASTVAYDIPLASVLPQIPYTGTLAYRGGSGMVYPLAVAAPITSVFGWRIHPITGNRRFHAGADLGAPMGTPILAAAKGQVETADWVGGYGLTVILNHSSAQQTLYGHMSEIFVRPGQWVEPGMVIGRVGSTGNSTGPHLHFEVRHMTQNGWVAVDPGVQLQIALSQLLQGVQTAQAIRE, translated from the coding sequence ATGACGCAGCGCAATCACTCTGCCCATAATCCGCAAAAACGCCTAGCATACACTATACCAGCACAAGGTCTGTGTTGGTTAAGTAGCGTTAGCCTCCTCAGTGGCGGCCTGGTGTTTGCCCAAACGGAAACATCAATAGATAACATCGTTCCTACTATTGAAAATGCCCAGCCCTCAGCCGGGACAAATTTTGTAAAAAAAGATATTGTTGTACCAGCAGCATCTCCAGCCCAGCCAAAAGCATCTCAAAGACAAGCCACTCTGAGGCAAAGGCTACGTAAGTCCGAGGTTTCCCAAACACAAGCGCCTGTTAGACAATCTCAACCCAAAATGGCGGTTGAGTCTAATAAGCCAGTTGTGAACGTCAAAAAATCACAACCTCAAGTAGAAACTTCGCGGGTGACTCCATCTCCAAACTCAGAGGTGAAACCCAAACTAGAAGTAGCTACTCCTGTGAACGTCAAAAAGTCACAACCTCAAGTAGAAACTTCGCGGGTGACTCCATCTCCAAACTCAGAGGTGAAACCCAAATTAGAAGTCGCTACCCCTGTGAAAATTAAAAAGTCACAGCCGCAAGTGGAAACTTCGCGAGTAGCCCCGACTCCAAACTCACAGGTCAAACCCAAACTAGAAGTAGCTACTCCCACTCGCTCTTTACCTGAGCAAAAGCCGACAGCTACCCAACCATCAAATAACTCTGAGAGTAATAACAGCGTCACAGCACGACCACCCAAAAAGGATTATAAAGACGCTTATATTGACCGCAACGATTACAGCAACGATACTGCGACTTATCAAGCACCAAATTCTGTAATTCTCACAGAACGCTCTAGCGGTTGTCGCACAACTCTGGCCACAGGACAAGGGGTATCTGGTAGTGCCTGCGCCAAAACATCTAACGAACGAGTAGCCAATTCTAGTAACAAATCAACGCCCACATGGCTGAGAAGAAGTCAAACTGCTCAGTTAGCTACTCCATCACCTGTACGTTCACTGGCTAATGCTGACAGCCCCAGCAGATGGCGGAGTTCTCCAGTGGCTACTGGTAGAACGACTAAAACTGCATTTCACTCAAATCGGTTTATTCCTAACCCCAGTGAATTCGCCACCACCAGAGTCAGTGCTACACCCATCGCCCCTAGTGGTGGTACATTGCCCGCACCAATGGCAGAAGGTAACATTGCCCCTCGTGCCAGCACGGTAGCTTATGACATCCCCTTGGCATCAGTATTGCCGCAAATCCCCTACACGGGTACTTTAGCGTATCGTGGTGGCTCTGGCATGGTGTATCCCCTAGCTGTAGCAGCCCCGATTACATCCGTCTTCGGCTGGCGAATTCACCCCATCACAGGCAATCGCCGCTTCCACGCCGGTGCTGACCTAGGTGCGCCTATGGGTACACCCATTTTGGCAGCAGCCAAGGGTCAAGTAGAAACTGCTGATTGGGTAGGTGGTTACGGTCTAACCGTCATTCTCAACCACAGTTCTGCTCAACAAACCCTCTACGGTCATATGTCAGAAATCTTTGTTCGCCCCGGACAGTGGGTAGAACCAGGAATGGTGATTGGGAGAGTGGGTAGCACCGGTAACTCCACAGGCCCCCACCTGCACTTTGAAGTCCGCCACATGACACAAAACGGTTGGGTAGCTGTTGACCCAGGTGTACAATTACAAATTGCCCTCAGCCAATTATTGCAAGGCGTACAGACAGCGCAGGCGATTAGGGAGTAG
- a CDS encoding riboflavin synthase — protein sequence MFTGLIQALGTIKPLGGDSWQITCVSQSSLIMQDLAYGDSVAVDGVCLTVEEILKDGFIASASPETLRRTTLGTEQTQQGYVNLETSLRVGGKVGGHFVMGHVDGVGQLVEAQQTKSSWEMTFTAPEAIARYIVPKGSIAVNGVSLTIAAYEPELSQFTLAVIPLTYADTNLRYLVAGSLVNLEGDILGKYVEKFLHPGKRYLTTTDDSSLSEVSPAFLAEHGYL from the coding sequence GTGTTTACAGGATTAATCCAAGCATTAGGAACAATCAAACCCCTAGGGGGTGATTCTTGGCAAATTACTTGTGTGAGTCAGTCATCATTAATTATGCAGGATCTGGCTTATGGTGATAGTGTTGCCGTAGACGGTGTTTGCCTGACAGTGGAAGAAATTTTAAAAGATGGGTTTATCGCCTCAGCGTCACCGGAAACTTTACGCCGCACAACGTTAGGGACAGAGCAAACACAACAAGGATACGTTAACCTCGAAACCTCATTACGAGTAGGTGGCAAAGTTGGCGGTCATTTTGTGATGGGTCATGTAGACGGTGTAGGTCAATTGGTAGAAGCTCAACAGACTAAAAGTTCATGGGAAATGACTTTTACTGCACCAGAAGCGATCGCCCGTTACATTGTCCCCAAAGGCAGTATTGCTGTCAACGGCGTTAGTCTCACGATAGCTGCTTACGAGCCGGAATTATCTCAGTTTACCTTGGCCGTTATTCCTCTCACCTATGCTGATACAAATCTCCGCTATCTTGTTGCTGGCAGTTTGGTAAACCTAGAAGGGGATATTTTAGGTAAATATGTAGAAAAGTTTCTTCACCCTGGCAAAAGATATCTCACAACCACAGATGATTCCAGTCTAAGTGAAGTTTCACCCGCATTTTTAGCAGAACACGGGTATTTGTAG
- a CDS encoding bifunctional nuclease family protein — MIEMKVAGIALDAITRSPIVLLKDATDRRALPIYIGQEQARAIMGALENQKPPRPLTHDLMVNILEAWDMTLEKVIIHSLQKDTFYAALIVQQGEVKKEIDARPSDAIAVALRTNTPIWVMEEVIADASIPVDRDADEAEQQAFREFISNLRPEDLIKRFGNGDS, encoded by the coding sequence ATGATTGAAATGAAAGTCGCTGGCATAGCATTAGATGCCATTACCCGCAGCCCGATCGTACTATTAAAAGATGCCACAGACCGACGAGCTTTACCAATTTATATTGGTCAAGAACAAGCTAGGGCAATTATGGGCGCATTGGAGAATCAAAAGCCGCCTCGACCATTAACCCACGACCTGATGGTAAATATTCTGGAAGCATGGGATATGACTTTAGAAAAAGTCATAATTCATTCTTTGCAGAAAGATACATTTTATGCAGCTTTGATTGTTCAGCAAGGCGAAGTCAAAAAAGAAATTGACGCACGTCCTAGTGATGCGATCGCAGTTGCTCTCCGTACAAATACTCCTATTTGGGTAATGGAAGAAGTGATTGCAGATGCTTCTATTCCTGTTGATCGTGACGCTGATGAAGCAGAACAACAAGCTTTCCGGGAATTTATCTCCAATCTTCGTCCTGAAGATTTGATCAAGCGTTTCGGTAATGGTGATAGTTAG
- a CDS encoding aldo/keto reductase, which produces MQYRRFGKTNLHLSVFSLGTMRYLADAENVQQTINKALAQGINHIETARGYGNSEEYLGKAIKTGLSLPRSQLYITTKIPPTADADSMRRYINESLERLHINYLDCLGIHGLNTWEHLEWVQSQDGCMKAVAEAINDGRVRHVGFSTHGALEVIQAAINTNLFAFVNLHYYYFFQRNAPAIQLATEKDMGVFIISPADKGGRLYTPPPTLKDLCQPFSPLELNYRFLLSDKRITTLSVGPANPEELIEPLKVADSDSELTSAEISTFKRLEHHQKTVLATEKCSQCYACLPCPEKINIPEVLRLRNLAVAYDMSDYGQYRYGMFENAGHWFPGMKANRCTECGDCLPRCPENLDIPALLADTHNRLNGKAGRRLWG; this is translated from the coding sequence ATGCAGTACCGACGCTTTGGGAAAACGAATCTACATCTTTCAGTTTTTTCTTTAGGAACAATGCGCTACTTAGCTGATGCTGAAAATGTTCAGCAAACTATCAACAAAGCTTTAGCGCAGGGAATCAATCATATAGAAACAGCCAGAGGATATGGTAACAGTGAGGAGTATCTTGGTAAAGCCATCAAAACTGGATTGTCACTACCTCGTTCCCAACTGTACATCACTACCAAAATCCCACCTACAGCTGATGCTGATAGTATGCGTCGGTACATCAATGAATCCCTAGAAAGATTGCATATAAATTACTTAGATTGTCTAGGAATTCATGGCTTAAATACTTGGGAACATTTAGAGTGGGTGCAAAGCCAAGATGGCTGTATGAAAGCGGTAGCAGAAGCTATTAACGATGGTAGAGTCAGACACGTTGGTTTTTCCACCCACGGTGCATTAGAGGTAATACAAGCTGCTATCAATACAAATTTATTTGCATTTGTCAATCTACATTATTACTATTTTTTTCAAAGAAACGCACCAGCAATTCAGTTAGCAACTGAAAAAGATATGGGCGTTTTTATTATTTCCCCAGCCGATAAGGGAGGAAGATTATACACGCCTCCCCCAACTCTCAAAGATTTATGTCAACCGTTTTCACCTTTAGAATTAAACTATCGATTTTTACTCAGTGACAAACGCATTACTACTTTGAGTGTAGGCCCAGCAAACCCAGAAGAATTAATAGAACCGTTAAAGGTTGCTGATAGTGATAGTGAGTTAACATCAGCAGAAATTTCAACTTTTAAACGTTTAGAACATCATCAAAAAACAGTTTTGGCAACTGAAAAGTGTAGCCAATGCTATGCTTGTTTACCTTGTCCAGAAAAGATTAATATTCCAGAGGTTTTGCGCTTACGGAATTTAGCAGTTGCATATGATATGAGCGATTACGGGCAGTACCGTTATGGAATGTTTGAAAATGCTGGACATTGGTTTCCAGGAATGAAAGCCAACCGTTGTACAGAATGTGGTGATTGTTTACCTCGGTGTCCAGAAAATTTAGATATTCCAGCTTTATTAGCAGATACTCACAATCGATTAAATGGTAAAGCAGGTAGAAGATTGTGGGGATAA
- a CDS encoding AAA family ATPase has protein sequence MFTKVKIENFRGFHSFQLEQLGRVNLLVGKNNTGKTSILEAIQMLCSRTNLEPMREVMINRGEYFWNYNPTEIEERELDICHLYPAHKLQSGNKFSISGMNDNIEEKIVVAIGKHKLRLNDNSSQAYMQVDSELEPSLIEIEAFNLQVNWIYGNKSKEILNIPLSENNGLPLKYIHHFSQDTNLAPRTILVTSSSLTTAKMTELFERIVLTPDEKLVEEALHIIDGRIERIASVNLQNVRSLRVRNTFDSRSGFFVSLSDSEQRVPIGSMGDGIWRILGLALAIIYAKDGYLFVDEIDTGLHFTAMSNMWQMICKTAQRLNVQVFATTHNSDCWMSLASIAQQEDVTEDGIRIHRIEKGKEKSVVFTEPQIVIAAEREIEVR, from the coding sequence ATGTTTACAAAAGTAAAAATAGAGAATTTTCGGGGTTTTCATTCTTTCCAACTGGAACAACTTGGTAGAGTCAACCTGCTGGTGGGTAAAAATAATACTGGTAAAACATCAATACTAGAAGCTATTCAAATGCTGTGTTCAAGAACTAATCTTGAGCCAATGCGTGAAGTCATGATAAATAGAGGTGAGTATTTTTGGAATTATAATCCAACAGAAATAGAAGAACGTGAGCTTGATATTTGTCATTTGTATCCTGCACATAAACTTCAATCTGGAAACAAATTTAGTATATCTGGAATGAATGACAATATTGAAGAAAAAATTGTTGTAGCTATAGGAAAACATAAATTACGTTTAAATGACAATTCAAGTCAAGCATATATGCAAGTAGATAGTGAATTAGAGCCATCTTTAATAGAGATAGAAGCTTTTAATTTACAAGTAAATTGGATTTATGGTAATAAAAGCAAAGAAATTTTAAATATACCTTTATCAGAAAATAATGGCTTACCTTTAAAGTATATTCATCATTTCAGTCAAGATACTAATTTAGCACCCAGAACCATATTAGTTACATCATCTTCTTTAACAACCGCAAAAATGACTGAGTTGTTTGAAAGAATTGTATTAACTCCTGATGAAAAATTAGTAGAAGAGGCACTTCATATTATTGATGGTCGAATTGAACGTATTGCATCAGTTAATCTGCAAAACGTCAGATCATTAAGAGTCAGAAATACTTTTGATTCACGCAGTGGTTTTTTTGTAAGTTTGTCTGATAGTGAGCAGCGCGTACCAATTGGCAGTATGGGTGATGGAATTTGGCGTATTTTGGGACTGGCGCTAGCTATTATATACGCTAAAGATGGATATTTGTTTGTAGATGAGATTGATACTGGACTTCATTTCACTGCTATGTCTAATATGTGGCAGATGATTTGTAAAACTGCACAAAGATTGAACGTACAAGTTTTTGCAACTACTCATAATAGTGATTGTTGGATGAGTTTAGCCAGTATTGCACAACAGGAAGATGTCACTGAGGATGGTATTAGAATTCATCGAATTGAGAAAGGTAAAGAAAAAAGTGTAGTCTTCACAGAACCGCAAATTGTCATTGCTGCTGAAAGAGAAATTGAGGTACGTTAG
- a CDS encoding DUF3226 domain-containing protein, translating into MTKGYVTKKLLVEGKDDLRVIPELIEKNGIIWVAPNGKPVVYIQDCDGYENINADLITTELQASGLTHLGLIVDADADLSERWISIRNACLSSIPDIPEDIPNTGLIHVTNTGIKFGVWIMPDNLMQGMLETFLAYMIPDESEPLWKYAQEVVGKAKDKGASFIDAHLDKATIYTWLAWQEEPGRQLHQAIKYKILNPQHPKAQIFVNWFKVLYDL; encoded by the coding sequence ATGACAAAAGGTTACGTAACTAAGAAGCTTTTAGTTGAAGGAAAAGATGATCTGAGAGTTATACCAGAATTGATAGAAAAGAATGGAATCATTTGGGTTGCACCAAACGGTAAACCTGTGGTTTACATACAAGACTGTGACGGTTATGAAAATATTAATGCAGACCTTATAACTACCGAATTGCAAGCATCAGGACTGACTCATCTGGGTTTGATCGTAGATGCTGATGCAGATTTATCTGAACGATGGATCAGCATAAGAAATGCTTGTTTATCAAGTATACCAGACATTCCAGAAGACATACCAAACACAGGACTAATCCATGTCACAAACACAGGAATTAAATTTGGTGTCTGGATTATGCCGGATAACCTAATGCAAGGAATGTTAGAGACTTTTTTAGCTTATATGATTCCAGATGAGAGTGAGCCACTCTGGAAATATGCTCAGGAAGTCGTAGGAAAAGCAAAAGATAAAGGAGCATCATTTATAGATGCTCATCTTGATAAAGCTACAATTTACACTTGGTTAGCTTGGCAAGAAGAACCAGGAAGACAATTACATCAAGCTATCAAGTATAAAATTTTAAATCCCCAACATCCAAAAGCACAGATATTTGTGAATTGGTTTAAGGTTTTGTATGATCTCTGA
- a CDS encoding glycosyltransferase family 39 protein — MNNILKVKNFSHYVFLLGAIALGAILRFWHLDLKSLWMDEVITAIFSLGKNYQDLPLDVVFPLNRIQEIFTFKSGVSCSEIAHNIATQSTHPPLFFCGMYRWLGWLTPLGNDWVTKLRSLPALFGVGAIAAIYGVNRIAFSRTSGIVAAFLMAVSPFAVYLSQEARHYTLPMFLITLSLLGLMQIQQDIVQGRMRFWVWLFWGVINIFGLYVHYFFILAWIAEIATLLIVTYRGEFQQVSKHKILLALTISTGSVIIGFLPWILVTFSHAQRSETHWLPSPMIIAPFYQTLINWMLMIIALPVENQSLIITIFCGLLMLTFAIWAGLIIFQGLKQLWLQDTTHLATFTLISFTGFILLQCFGIAYLFGEDITAIPRYSFVYYPSFCTLLAASIVKSKKLQSQRKKIITIFIFVGLLSSIFVVFNLIFQKPFQPERVAQNMNQKPSISLMLVVTYENYQDVALGLSFALALEQIRSQTSEFDSFAALQRYPSLSAVWEKLSQLSISVTSPLNLWIVGPGMRRRDYPQQLTLSEQRTCTIDPKQHYRIGIPYQLYRCGK; from the coding sequence ATGAACAATATTTTAAAGGTGAAAAATTTTAGCCATTATGTTTTTTTATTGGGAGCGATCGCACTCGGTGCTATTTTGCGTTTTTGGCATTTAGATTTAAAGTCTCTATGGATGGATGAGGTGATTACTGCCATATTCAGTTTAGGTAAAAATTATCAGGATTTGCCTTTGGATGTGGTTTTTCCCCTGAACCGGATACAGGAAATTTTTACTTTTAAGTCTGGGGTTAGCTGCTCAGAAATTGCTCATAACATTGCTACTCAATCTACTCATCCACCGTTATTTTTTTGTGGAATGTATCGTTGGTTGGGGTGGCTGACTCCTTTAGGAAACGATTGGGTGACAAAATTGCGATCGCTACCGGCTTTATTTGGTGTGGGTGCGATCGCAGCTATTTATGGTGTCAATCGGATCGCCTTTTCACGAACATCAGGAATTGTCGCTGCATTCCTCATGGCTGTATCCCCCTTTGCTGTATACCTTTCTCAAGAAGCACGACACTATACCTTACCCATGTTCCTGATAACTTTATCATTGCTGGGACTCATGCAAATTCAGCAAGATATTGTTCAAGGCAGGATGAGATTTTGGGTTTGGCTATTCTGGGGAGTTATTAATATTTTTGGTTTGTACGTCCACTATTTTTTTATTCTGGCTTGGATTGCGGAAATTGCTACTTTACTGATAGTCACTTATAGGGGAGAATTTCAGCAAGTAAGTAAGCATAAAATTTTGCTAGCTTTAACTATCTCTACTGGTAGTGTGATTATTGGTTTTCTACCTTGGATACTGGTAACTTTTAGTCATGCTCAACGTTCAGAAACTCACTGGCTACCTTCCCCAATGATCATTGCACCTTTTTATCAAACTCTAATTAATTGGATGTTGATGATCATAGCTTTACCTGTAGAAAATCAATCATTAATAATTACCATATTCTGTGGATTATTAATGTTAACCTTTGCTATTTGGGCTGGGTTAATAATCTTTCAAGGTTTAAAGCAATTGTGGTTACAAGATACAACCCATTTAGCTACATTCACACTAATAAGCTTTACAGGTTTTATATTATTACAGTGCTTTGGTATTGCTTATTTATTTGGTGAAGATATTACTGCAATTCCCCGTTATAGCTTTGTCTACTATCCTAGCTTCTGCACTCTTTTAGCAGCCAGCATAGTTAAAAGTAAAAAACTACAAAGTCAAAGGAAGAAGATAATTACAATTTTTATATTTGTGGGTTTATTAAGTAGTATCTTCGTTGTATTTAATTTAATATTTCAAAAGCCATTTCAACCTGAAAGAGTGGCTCAAAATATGAATCAAAAACCTTCTATTTCTCTCATGTTAGTGGTGACATATGAAAATTATCAAGATGTAGCTTTAGGACTGAGTTTTGCTTTGGCGTTAGAACAAATCAGAAGTCAAACATCTGAGTTTGATAGTTTTGCTGCTTTACAGAGATATCCTAGTTTATCTGCTGTTTGGGAAAAACTTTCACAACTATCCATATCAGTAACATCCCCGCTCAATTTATGGATAGTTGGCCCAGGTATGCGGCGACGGGATTATCCTCAACAGTTGACGCTATCTGAGCAAAGAACTTGCACAATTGATCCTAAACAACACTACCGCATCGGTATTCCTTATCAGCTTTACCGATGTGGTAAGTAG
- a CDS encoding RuBisCO accumulation factor 1 — protein MTDLPPNAPNSENAANDSAQELLLKLRQKQGNWVEWGLAIAALQKNGYNPQEIFEATGFEPIQQNQVIVGAQVYSSLEKSGASAATRSHYAMRGSDVLYELRLLTQEERAAAAELTYQHKLDVDEAREVAKAVKDFSRFRTLPEGFSNHPGDAVAYQAWKLARQNTDLQERSRLIAKGLRFAHTQTARKQIEQLLTDFTVVSQRPAPIPPFFRCDSEEELPRIVPVVGELPLKPQELQAVPLIEEIEPFRIVKFAGDQAWVALPGWQVLLSAEDPVVILATSDRFPSQSQTQPGPVLVVVDRSQRQWNDFSYFVIDNSGELDFQWFETEPEFAILGKVIIIVRPRRILDEEVTKDSWQIDE, from the coding sequence ATGACTGACCTACCACCCAACGCACCCAATTCTGAGAATGCTGCTAATGATTCAGCACAAGAGTTACTACTCAAGCTAAGACAAAAACAAGGTAATTGGGTGGAATGGGGATTAGCGATCGCTGCTTTGCAAAAAAACGGTTACAACCCCCAAGAAATTTTTGAAGCCACTGGATTTGAGCCAATTCAACAAAATCAGGTGATTGTTGGCGCACAAGTGTATAGTTCTCTAGAAAAATCTGGTGCATCGGCAGCTACGCGATCGCATTATGCTATGCGTGGTAGCGATGTTTTATATGAATTGCGATTACTCACCCAAGAAGAACGGGCGGCGGCGGCTGAGTTGACTTACCAACATAAACTCGATGTTGATGAGGCGCGAGAAGTCGCCAAAGCTGTGAAAGATTTTTCTCGCTTCCGCACTTTACCAGAAGGATTTTCTAACCATCCTGGGGATGCCGTCGCTTATCAAGCGTGGAAATTAGCACGGCAAAACACTGATTTGCAAGAGCGATCGCGTTTAATTGCTAAGGGTTTACGCTTTGCCCATACACAAACAGCTAGGAAACAAATCGAACAGTTGCTGACTGATTTTACCGTTGTTTCCCAGCGTCCGGCTCCCATTCCTCCCTTTTTTCGTTGCGATTCCGAAGAAGAATTACCCCGGATTGTACCTGTAGTGGGTGAGTTACCTTTAAAACCACAAGAACTACAAGCAGTTCCTCTGATAGAAGAGATTGAACCATTCCGGATCGTAAAATTTGCTGGAGATCAAGCTTGGGTAGCCTTACCAGGTTGGCAAGTGCTGTTGAGTGCAGAAGATCCAGTAGTGATTTTAGCAACTAGCGATCGCTTCCCTAGCCAGTCCCAAACCCAACCAGGGCCTGTATTAGTGGTTGTAGATCGTTCCCAGCGTCAATGGAATGACTTTAGTTACTTTGTGATTGATAACAGTGGCGAATTAGATTTTCAGTGGTTTGAAACAGAACCAGAATTTGCCATCTTAGGAAAAGTAATTATCATCGTTCGCCCTCGCAGAATCTTGGATGAAGAAGTAACTAAAGATTCCTGGCAAATTGATGAATAA
- a CDS encoding response regulator has translation MADTISDIQMTHRPMATLERPKKLKILVVDDEPDNLDLLYRTFRRDFNVLKADSGINALEVLAVEGEVAVIISDQRMPEMKGTEFLSKTVPQFPDTVRIILTGFTDIEDLVEAINAGQVYKYITKPWDPGELKAVVQRAAETYDLLKQRTEELRRANAQMSLLTVLVQVTQASQSLEATLTPIATAFNDSFAADTCILQLVEGKALTATQGFYCSEGTVQNWLEQDPLTQEAIATGQIQVSLNIPKDAKFANVAHYQHSGIQAHLVIPVTYREQMLGVLSLQWKQSISLREDELNLIHLSAQLVAIALASSLCLETKV, from the coding sequence ATGGCTGACACCATTTCCGACATCCAGATGACTCACCGTCCAATGGCAACTCTAGAAAGACCAAAAAAACTCAAAATATTGGTAGTTGACGATGAGCCAGATAATCTTGACTTGCTTTATCGGACTTTTCGCCGAGATTTTAATGTCCTCAAAGCTGATAGTGGCATCAATGCCTTAGAAGTCTTAGCAGTAGAAGGGGAAGTAGCGGTAATTATTTCCGATCAACGGATGCCAGAAATGAAAGGTACGGAATTTCTCAGTAAGACTGTACCCCAGTTCCCCGACACGGTGAGAATAATTCTGACAGGATTTACTGACATAGAAGACTTAGTAGAAGCCATTAACGCCGGGCAAGTCTATAAATATATTACTAAGCCTTGGGACCCTGGTGAACTCAAGGCAGTTGTGCAGCGTGCAGCCGAAACCTATGACTTACTCAAGCAGAGAACCGAGGAACTACGCCGCGCCAATGCTCAAATGTCCCTACTGACTGTTTTGGTACAGGTAACTCAAGCATCCCAAAGTTTAGAAGCAACCCTCACACCAATCGCCACAGCATTTAATGACAGTTTTGCAGCTGACACTTGTATTTTGCAGCTAGTTGAGGGTAAGGCACTGACTGCAACACAAGGGTTTTACTGTAGTGAAGGTACTGTCCAAAATTGGTTAGAGCAAGATCCACTGACACAGGAAGCGATCGCCACCGGTCAAATTCAAGTTTCCCTAAATATCCCCAAAGACGCTAAATTTGCTAATGTGGCTCATTACCAACACAGTGGTATTCAAGCTCATTTAGTTATACCAGTTACCTACCGTGAGCAGATGTTAGGAGTGTTGTCCCTGCAATGGAAACAATCAATCTCCTTACGAGAAGATGAATTAAACCTGATTCACTTATCAGCACAACTGGTAGCGATCGCCTTAGCTAGTAGTCTCTGTCTTGAAACAAAAGTTTAG